Proteins from one Salmonella bongori NCTC 12419 genomic window:
- the pnp gene encoding polyribonucleotide nucleotidyltransferase, translated as MLNPIVRKFQYGQHTVTLETGMMARQATAAVMVSMDDTAVFVTVVGQKKAKPGQDFFPLTVNYQERTYAAGRIPGSFFRREGRPSEGETLIARLIDRPVRPLFPEGFVNEVQVIATVVSVNPQVNPDIVAMIGASAALSLSGIPFNGPIGAARVGYINEQYVLNPTQDELKESKLDLVVAGTEAAVLMVESEAELLSEDTMLGAVVFGHEQQQVVIQAINDLVKEAGKPRWDWQPEAVNDALNARVAQLAESRLSDAYRITDKQERYAQVDVIKSETIETLMAEDETLDANELGEILHAIEKNVVRSRVLAGEPRIDGREKDMIRGLDVRTGVLPRTHGSALFTRGETQALVTATLGTARDAQVLDELMGERTDTFLFHYNFPPYSVGETGMVGSPKRREIGHGRLAKRGVLAVMPDMDKFPYTVRVVSEITESNGSSSMASVCGASLALMDAGVPIKAAVAGIAMGLVKEGDNYVVLSDILGDEDHLGDMDFKVAGSRDGISALQMDIKIEGITKEIMQVALNQAKGARLHILGVMEQAINAPRGDISEFAPRIHTIKISTDKIKDVIGKGGSVIRALTEETGTTIEIEDDGTVKIAATDGEKAKYAIRRIEEITAEIEVGRIYNGKVTRIVDFGAFVAIGGGKEGLVHISQIADKRVEKVTDYLQMGQEVPVKVLEVDRQGRVRLSIKEATEQSQPAAAPEAPASEQGE; from the coding sequence TTGCTTAATCCGATCGTTCGTAAATTCCAGTACGGTCAGCATACCGTTACGCTGGAAACTGGCATGATGGCGCGTCAGGCCACTGCCGCCGTTATGGTTAGCATGGATGACACCGCCGTATTCGTTACCGTTGTGGGGCAGAAAAAAGCCAAACCAGGCCAGGATTTCTTCCCGCTGACCGTTAACTATCAGGAGCGTACCTACGCTGCTGGCCGTATTCCGGGTAGCTTCTTCCGCCGTGAAGGCCGTCCGAGTGAAGGCGAAACCCTGATCGCGCGTCTGATTGACCGCCCGGTTCGCCCACTATTCCCGGAGGGTTTCGTCAACGAAGTGCAGGTCATTGCGACCGTGGTTTCCGTGAATCCGCAGGTTAACCCTGACATCGTTGCGATGATCGGCGCCTCCGCTGCGTTGTCGCTGTCTGGTATTCCATTCAACGGCCCCATTGGCGCGGCGCGCGTGGGTTATATCAACGAGCAGTACGTGTTGAACCCAACGCAGGACGAGCTGAAAGAAAGCAAACTGGATCTGGTGGTTGCCGGTACTGAAGCCGCTGTGCTGATGGTGGAATCCGAAGCCGAATTGTTGAGCGAAGATACGATGCTGGGCGCGGTGGTATTCGGTCACGAACAGCAGCAGGTGGTTATCCAGGCGATCAACGACCTGGTGAAAGAGGCGGGTAAACCGCGTTGGGACTGGCAGCCGGAAGCTGTCAACGACGCCTTGAACGCGCGCGTGGCTCAACTGGCGGAGTCTCGCCTGAGCGACGCGTATCGCATCACCGACAAACAAGAGCGTTACGCTCAGGTTGACGTGATCAAATCTGAAACCATCGAAACGCTTATGGCAGAAGACGAAACCCTGGATGCTAACGAGCTGGGTGAAATTCTGCACGCGATCGAGAAAAACGTCGTTCGTAGCCGTGTACTGGCAGGCGAACCGCGTATCGATGGCCGTGAAAAAGACATGATCCGTGGTCTGGACGTGCGTACAGGCGTGCTGCCGCGTACCCATGGTTCCGCGTTGTTCACCCGTGGCGAAACGCAGGCACTGGTTACTGCAACGCTGGGTACCGCTCGTGACGCGCAGGTGCTGGATGAGTTGATGGGCGAACGTACCGATACCTTCTTGTTCCACTACAACTTCCCTCCGTACTCCGTAGGCGAAACCGGCATGGTCGGTTCTCCGAAGCGTCGTGAAATTGGTCACGGTCGCCTGGCGAAGCGTGGCGTGCTGGCGGTGATGCCGGATATGGACAAATTCCCGTACACCGTTCGCGTGGTGTCTGAGATCACTGAATCCAACGGTTCTTCCTCCATGGCTTCCGTGTGCGGTGCTTCTCTGGCGCTGATGGACGCTGGCGTGCCGATCAAAGCCGCCGTGGCCGGTATCGCGATGGGCCTGGTAAAAGAAGGCGACAACTACGTTGTGTTGTCTGATATCCTGGGCGACGAAGATCACCTGGGCGATATGGACTTCAAAGTGGCGGGTTCCCGCGACGGTATCTCTGCGCTGCAGATGGATATCAAAATTGAAGGCATCACCAAAGAGATCATGCAGGTAGCGCTGAATCAAGCGAAAGGTGCCCGTCTGCACATCCTGGGCGTGATGGAACAGGCGATCAATGCGCCGCGCGGCGATATCTCTGAATTCGCACCGCGTATTCACACCATTAAGATCAGTACGGACAAGATCAAAGATGTGATCGGTAAAGGCGGTTCTGTGATCCGTGCGCTGACCGAAGAAACTGGCACCACTATTGAAATCGAAGATGACGGTACGGTGAAGATCGCCGCGACCGACGGTGAAAAAGCGAAATACGCTATCCGTCGTATTGAAGAGATCACTGCGGAAATCGAAGTGGGCCGCATCTACAATGGTAAAGTGACCCGTATCGTTGACTTTGGCGCGTTTGTTGCCATTGGCGGCGGTAAAGAAGGTCTGGTTCACATTTCTCAAATTGCGGATAAGCGCGTAGAGAAAGTGACTGACTACCTGCAGATGGGCCAGGAAGTCCCGGTTAAAGTTCTGGAGGTTGACCGCCAGGGCCGCGTTCGTCTGAGCATTAAAGAAGCAACCGAGCAGTCTCAACCTGCGGCTGCCCCGGAAGCTCCGGCGAGCGAACAGGGCGAGTAA
- the deaD gene encoding ATP-dependent RNA helicase DeaD encodes MAEFETTFADLGLKAPILEALTDLGYEKPSPIQAECIPHLLGGRDVLGMAQTGSGKTAAFSLPLLNNLDPELKAPQILVLAPTRELAVQVAEAMTDFSKHMRGVNVVALYGGQRYDVQLRALRQGPQIVVGTPGRLLDHLKRGTLDLSKLSGLVLDEADEMLRMGFIEDVETIMAQIPEGHQTALFSATMPEAIRRITRRFMKEPQEVRIQSSVTTRPDISQSYWTVWGMRKNEALVRFLEAEDFDAAIIFVRTKNATLEVAEALERNGYNSAALNGDMNQALREQTLERLKDGRLDILIATDVAARGLDVERISLVVNYDIPMDSESYVHRIGRTGRAGRAGRALLFVENRERRLLRNIERTMKLTIPEVELPNAELLGKRRLEKFAAKVQQQLESSDLDQYRALLAKIQPTAEGEELDLETLAAALLKMAQGERPLILPPDAPMRPKREFRDRDDRGPRDRNDRGPRGDREDRPRRERRDVGDMQLYRIEVGRDDGVEVRHIVGAIANEGDISSRYIGNIKLFASHSTIELPKGMPGEVLQHFTRTRILNKPMNMQLLGDAQPHTGGERRGGGRGFGGERREGGRNFSGERREGGRGDGRRFSGERREGSRGPRREEGASRRRFGSDA; translated from the coding sequence ATGGCTGAATTCGAAACCACTTTTGCAGATCTGGGGCTGAAGGCTCCTATCCTTGAAGCCCTTACCGATCTGGGTTACGAAAAACCATCTCCAATCCAGGCAGAGTGCATTCCGCATCTGCTGGGCGGTCGCGACGTGCTGGGTATGGCCCAGACCGGTAGCGGCAAAACCGCAGCGTTTTCTTTACCGCTGCTCAACAATCTCGATCCTGAGCTGAAAGCACCACAGATTCTGGTGCTGGCGCCGACCCGCGAACTGGCGGTTCAGGTCGCTGAAGCGATGACGGATTTCTCTAAACATATGCGCGGCGTAAACGTGGTTGCCTTGTACGGTGGCCAGCGTTATGACGTGCAGTTACGCGCCCTGCGTCAGGGGCCGCAGATCGTCGTCGGTACGCCGGGACGTTTGCTGGACCACCTGAAGCGTGGCACTCTGGACCTCTCTAAACTGAGTGGCCTGGTGCTGGATGAAGCCGACGAAATGTTGCGTATGGGCTTCATTGAAGACGTTGAAACTATTATGGCGCAGATCCCGGAGGGTCATCAGACCGCTCTGTTCTCCGCCACCATGCCGGAAGCGATTCGTCGCATTACCCGCCGCTTTATGAAAGAGCCGCAGGAAGTGCGCATTCAGTCCAGCGTGACCACCCGTCCTGACATCAGCCAGAGCTACTGGACGGTGTGGGGAATGCGTAAAAACGAAGCGCTGGTGCGTTTCCTGGAAGCGGAAGATTTTGATGCGGCGATAATTTTCGTGCGTACCAAAAACGCGACTCTGGAAGTGGCGGAAGCGCTGGAGCGTAACGGCTATAACAGTGCCGCGTTGAACGGCGACATGAACCAGGCGCTGCGTGAGCAGACTCTGGAACGCCTGAAAGATGGCCGCCTGGATATCCTGATTGCCACCGACGTTGCGGCCCGTGGCCTCGACGTTGAACGCATTAGCCTGGTGGTGAACTACGATATCCCGATGGACTCTGAGTCCTACGTTCACCGTATTGGCCGTACTGGTCGCGCGGGTCGCGCTGGCCGCGCGCTGCTGTTCGTTGAGAACCGCGAGCGTCGTCTGCTGCGCAACATCGAACGCACCATGAAGCTGACCATTCCGGAAGTTGAACTGCCGAATGCGGAACTGTTAGGCAAGCGTCGTCTGGAAAAATTCGCCGCAAAAGTTCAGCAGCAGTTGGAAAGCAGCGATCTGGATCAGTACCGTGCGCTGCTGGCGAAAATCCAGCCGACCGCCGAAGGCGAAGAACTGGACCTTGAAACGCTGGCTGCCGCGCTGCTGAAAATGGCGCAGGGCGAACGTCCGCTGATCCTGCCGCCAGACGCGCCGATGCGTCCGAAGCGCGAATTCCGTGATCGTGATGATCGTGGTCCGCGCGATCGTAACGATCGTGGTCCGCGTGGCGACCGTGAAGATCGTCCGCGTCGCGAACGCCGTGATGTTGGCGATATGCAGTTGTACCGCATCGAAGTGGGCCGTGATGACGGCGTAGAAGTACGCCATATCGTTGGTGCGATTGCTAACGAAGGTGATATCAGCAGCCGCTACATTGGTAATATTAAGCTGTTTGCTTCTCACTCCACCATTGAACTGCCGAAAGGTATGCCGGGTGAAGTACTGCAGCACTTTACGCGTACTCGCATTCTGAACAAACCGATGAATATGCAACTGCTGGGCGATGCACAGCCGCATACCGGTGGTGAGCGTCGTGGTGGTGGTCGTGGTTTTGGTGGCGAGCGTCGTGAAGGCGGTCGTAATTTTAGCGGTGAACGTCGTGAAGGTGGCCGTGGTGATGGCCGTCGTTTCAGCGGCGAGCGTCGTGAAGGTAGCCGTGGTCCTCGTCGTGAAGAAGGTGCCAGCCGTCGTCGTTTCGGTAGCGATGCCTAA
- the nlpI gene encoding lipoprotein NlpI, whose amino-acid sequence MKPFLRWCFVATALTLAGCSNSGWRKSEVLAVPLQPTLQQEVILARMEQILASRALTDDERAQLLYERGVLYDSLGLRALARNDFSQALAIRPDMPEVFNYLGIYLTQAGNFDAAYEAFDSVLELDPTYNYAHLNRGIALYYGGRDKLAQDDLLAFYQDDPNDPYRSLWLYLVEQKLNEKQAKEALKARFEKSDKEQWGWNIVEFYLGDISEATLMERLKADATDNTSLAEHLSETNFYLGKYYLSLGDLDSATALFKLAVANNVHNFVEHRYALLELSLLGQDQDDLAESDQQ is encoded by the coding sequence ATGAAGCCTTTTTTGCGCTGGTGTTTCGTTGCGACAGCACTCACGCTGGCAGGATGCAGTAATTCCGGCTGGCGTAAAAGTGAGGTCCTCGCAGTGCCATTGCAACCGACGTTACAGCAGGAAGTGATTCTGGCGCGCATGGAACAGATTCTTGCCAGTCGGGCTTTAACCGATGACGAACGCGCACAGCTTTTATATGAGCGCGGAGTGTTGTATGATAGTCTTGGTTTGAGGGCACTAGCGCGAAATGATTTTTCACAAGCGCTGGCAATCAGACCGGATATGCCTGAGGTATTCAATTACTTAGGTATTTATTTAACGCAGGCAGGCAATTTTGATGCTGCCTATGAAGCGTTTGATTCTGTACTAGAGCTTGATCCAACTTACAACTACGCGCACTTAAACCGCGGTATCGCATTGTATTACGGCGGCCGTGATAAGTTAGCGCAAGATGATCTGCTGGCGTTTTATCAAGACGATCCCAATGATCCTTATCGCAGCCTGTGGTTGTATCTTGTTGAGCAGAAGCTTAATGAGAAGCAGGCGAAAGAAGCGTTAAAAGCGCGCTTCGAGAAATCGGATAAAGAGCAATGGGGATGGAACATTGTCGAGTTCTACCTGGGCGACATTAGCGAAGCAACGCTGATGGAACGTCTCAAGGCGGACGCAACGGATAACACCTCGCTCGCTGAGCATCTCAGTGAAACCAACTTCTATTTAGGTAAGTACTACCTAAGTCTGGGGGATTTGGACAGCGCTACGGCTCTGTTCAAACTGGCGGTGGCCAACAACGTTCATAACTTTGTTGAGCACCGATACGCATTGTTGGAATTATCGCTCCTGGGCCAGGACCAAGATGACCTGGCAGAATCGGACCAGCAATAG
- the rpsO gene encoding 30S ribosomal protein S15: MSLSTEATAKIVAEFGRDANDTGSTDVQVALLTAQINHLQGHFAEHKKDHHSRRGLLRMVSQRRKLLDYLKRKDVARYTQLIERLGLRR, encoded by the coding sequence ATGTCTCTAAGTACTGAAGCTACAGCTAAAATCGTTGCAGAGTTTGGTCGTGATGCAAACGACACCGGTTCTACCGATGTTCAGGTTGCTCTGTTAACTGCACAGATTAACCACCTGCAGGGTCACTTTGCAGAGCACAAAAAAGATCACCACAGCCGTCGTGGTCTGCTGCGCATGGTTTCTCAGCGTCGTAAACTGCTCGACTACCTGAAACGTAAAGATGTTGCACGCTACACTCAGCTTATTGAGCGTCTGGGCCTGCGTCGCTAA
- the nusA gene encoding transcription termination factor NusA produces the protein MNKEILAVVEAVSNEKALPREKIFEALESALATATKKKYEQEIDVRVEIDRKSGDFDTFRRWLVVEEVTLPTKEITLEAARFEDESLNVGDYVEDQIESVTFDRITTQTAKQVIVQKVREAERAMVVDQFRDQEGEIVTGVVKKVNRDNISLEIKSEGMAGSAEAVILREDMLPRENFRPGDRIRGVLYAVRPEARGAQLFVTRSKPEMLVELFRIEVPEIGEEVIEIKAAARDPGSRAKIAVKTNDKRIDPVGACVGMRGARVQAVSTELGGERIDIVLWDDNPAQFVINAMAPADVASIVVDEDKHTMDIAVEAGNLAQAIGRNGQNVRLASQLSGWELNVMTVDDLQAKHQAETHAAIEIFTKYLDIDEEFATVLVEEGFSTLEELAYVPMKELLEIDGLDEPTVEALRERAKNALATLAQAQEESLGDNKPADDLLNLEGLDRDMAFKLAARGVCTLEDLADQGIDDLADIEGLTDEKAGELIMAARNICWFGDEA, from the coding sequence ATGAACAAAGAAATTTTGGCTGTTGTTGAAGCCGTCTCCAACGAAAAAGCGCTGCCACGCGAAAAAATTTTTGAAGCGCTGGAAAGTGCGCTGGCGACAGCGACAAAGAAAAAATATGAGCAGGAGATCGATGTTCGTGTAGAAATCGATCGTAAAAGCGGCGATTTTGATACTTTCCGCCGTTGGTTGGTTGTTGAAGAAGTGACTCTGCCAACGAAGGAAATTACGCTGGAAGCGGCGCGTTTCGAAGACGAAAGCCTGAACGTTGGCGATTATGTTGAAGATCAGATTGAATCTGTCACCTTTGACCGTATTACCACCCAGACCGCAAAACAGGTTATCGTCCAGAAAGTGCGTGAAGCCGAACGGGCAATGGTCGTGGATCAGTTCCGCGATCAGGAAGGTGAAATCGTCACCGGCGTCGTCAAGAAAGTTAACCGTGATAATATCTCTTTGGAAATCAAATCCGAAGGGATGGCGGGGAGCGCTGAAGCGGTCATCCTTCGCGAGGATATGCTGCCGCGCGAAAACTTCCGCCCCGGCGACCGTATCCGCGGGGTACTTTATGCCGTTCGTCCGGAAGCGCGCGGTGCGCAACTGTTCGTCACCCGTTCCAAGCCGGAAATGCTGGTCGAACTGTTCCGCATTGAAGTGCCAGAAATCGGCGAAGAAGTGATTGAAATTAAAGCGGCGGCTCGCGATCCGGGTTCTCGCGCGAAGATCGCGGTGAAAACCAACGACAAGCGTATCGATCCGGTTGGCGCCTGTGTAGGTATGCGCGGCGCGCGTGTTCAGGCTGTCTCTACCGAACTGGGCGGCGAGCGTATTGATATCGTCTTGTGGGATGATAACCCGGCGCAGTTTGTCATTAATGCGATGGCACCAGCAGACGTCGCTTCTATCGTGGTAGACGAAGATAAACATACCATGGATATCGCCGTTGAAGCCGGTAACCTGGCGCAGGCGATCGGACGTAATGGTCAGAACGTCCGCCTGGCTTCGCAGCTGAGCGGCTGGGAGCTCAACGTAATGACCGTTGATGACCTGCAGGCTAAACATCAGGCTGAAACCCATGCCGCTATCGAGATCTTTACTAAATATCTTGATATTGATGAAGAGTTCGCGACCGTTCTGGTAGAAGAAGGATTCTCCACGCTCGAAGAACTGGCCTATGTGCCAATGAAAGAACTGCTGGAAATTGACGGCCTTGATGAGCCGACCGTTGAAGCGCTGCGTGAGCGCGCTAAAAACGCACTGGCCACACTGGCGCAGGCCCAGGAAGAAAGCCTCGGTGATAACAAACCGGCTGACGATCTGCTAAATCTGGAAGGATTAGATCGCGATATGGCTTTCAAACTGGCGGCTCGTGGTGTTTGTACGCTGGAAGATCTCGCCGACCAGGGCATTGATGATCTGGCTGATATCGAAGGGTTGACCGACGAAAAAGCCGGTGAGCTGATTATGGCTGCCCGTAATATTTGCTGGTTCGGCGACGAAGCGTAA
- the yrbN gene encoding protein YrbN, which yields MKIADQFHDELCRLAAINFEAHVLHG from the coding sequence ATGAAAATTGCAGATCAATTTCATGATGAGTTATGTAGACTGGCCGCCATTAATTTTGAGGCACACGTACTACATGGCTGA
- the infB gene encoding translation initiation factor IF-2, translated as MTDVTVKALAAERQISVDRLVQQFADAGIRKSADDSVSAQEKQALQAHLNREAGSGPDKLTLQRKTRSTLNIPGTGGKSKSVQIEVRKKRTFVKRDPQEAERLAAEEQAQREAEEQARREAEEQAKREAQQKAEREAAEQAKREAAEKAKREAAEKDKVSNQQTDDMTKTAQAEKARRENEAAELKRKAEEEARRKLEEEARRVAEEARRMAEENKWTDNAEPVEDTSDYHVTTSQHARQAEDESDREVEGGRGRGRNAKAARPAKKGNKHAESKADREEARAAVRGGKGGKRKGSSLQQGFQKPAQAVNRDVVIGETITVGELANKMAVKGSQVIKAMMKLGAMATINQVIDQETAQLVAEEMGHKVILRRENELEEAVMSDRDTGAAAEPRAPVVTIMGHVDHGKTSLLDYIRSTKVASGEAGGITQHIGAYHVETDNGMITFLDTPGHAAFTSMRARGAQATDIVVLVVAADDGVMPQTIEAIQHAKAAGVPVVVAVNKIDKPEADPDRVKNELSQYGILPEEWGGESQFVHVSAKAGTGIDELLDAILLQAEVLELKAVRKGMASGAVIESFLDKGRGPVATVLVREGTLHKGDIVLCGFEYGRVRAMRNELGQEVLEAGPSIPVEILGLSGVPAAGDEVTVVRDEKKAREVALYRQGKFREVKLARQQKSKLENMFANMTEGEVHEVNIVLKADVQGSVEAISDSLLKLSTDEVKVKIIGSGVGGITETDATLAAASNAILVGFNVRADASARKVIESESLDLRYYSVIYNLIDEVKAAMSGMLSPELKQQIIGLAEVRDVFKSPKFGAIAGCMVTEGVVKRHNPIRVLRDNVVIYEGELESLRRFKDDVNEVRNGMECGIGVKNYNDVRAGDMIEVFEIIEIQRTIA; from the coding sequence ATGACAGATGTAACCGTAAAAGCGCTGGCCGCAGAGAGACAGATTTCCGTGGATCGCCTGGTACAGCAGTTTGCTGATGCAGGTATCCGGAAGTCTGCTGATGACTCTGTGTCCGCACAAGAGAAACAAGCTTTACAGGCGCACCTGAACCGCGAAGCGGGTTCAGGTCCCGATAAATTGACGCTGCAGCGTAAAACGCGTAGCACTCTGAATATTCCTGGTACCGGTGGAAAAAGTAAATCGGTACAAATCGAAGTCCGCAAGAAGCGCACCTTTGTAAAACGCGACCCGCAAGAGGCAGAACGCCTTGCCGCGGAAGAACAGGCGCAGCGTGAAGCGGAAGAGCAAGCCCGTCGTGAGGCAGAAGAACAGGCCAAACGCGAGGCGCAACAAAAAGCTGAACGCGAGGCCGCAGAACAAGCTAAGCGTGAAGCCGCTGAAAAAGCGAAACGTGAAGCTGCGGAAAAAGACAAAGTGAGCAATCAACAGACTGACGATATGACCAAAACCGCCCAGGCCGAAAAAGCCCGCCGTGAGAATGAAGCTGCAGAACTGAAGCGTAAAGCGGAAGAAGAAGCACGTCGCAAACTTGAAGAAGAAGCGCGTCGTGTAGCAGAAGAAGCTCGCCGCATGGCGGAAGAAAACAAATGGACCGATAACGCGGAGCCGGTTGAAGATACCAGCGATTATCATGTGACCACTTCTCAGCACGCTCGCCAGGCCGAAGACGAAAGCGATCGTGAAGTCGAAGGGGGCCGTGGCCGTGGCCGCAATGCGAAAGCGGCGCGCCCGGCGAAAAAAGGCAACAAACACGCTGAATCGAAAGCCGATCGCGAAGAGGCTCGTGCTGCAGTTCGCGGTGGCAAAGGCGGCAAGCGTAAAGGGTCCTCCCTGCAGCAAGGCTTCCAGAAGCCTGCCCAGGCCGTTAACCGTGACGTGGTGATCGGCGAAACCATCACCGTTGGCGAACTGGCGAACAAGATGGCGGTCAAAGGTTCTCAGGTCATCAAAGCGATGATGAAACTGGGCGCAATGGCCACCATCAACCAGGTCATCGACCAGGAAACCGCACAGCTGGTTGCCGAAGAGATGGGCCACAAGGTTATCCTGCGTCGTGAAAACGAACTGGAAGAAGCGGTAATGAGCGACCGTGACACCGGCGCTGCGGCTGAGCCGCGCGCACCGGTCGTGACCATCATGGGTCACGTTGACCATGGTAAGACCTCTCTGCTGGACTATATTCGTTCAACGAAAGTCGCCTCTGGCGAAGCGGGCGGTATTACCCAGCATATCGGTGCGTATCATGTTGAAACTGACAACGGGATGATCACCTTCCTGGATACCCCGGGCCACGCCGCGTTTACCTCCATGCGTGCGCGTGGTGCGCAGGCAACAGATATTGTGGTTCTGGTTGTTGCCGCGGACGATGGCGTGATGCCGCAAACTATCGAGGCTATCCAGCACGCGAAAGCGGCAGGTGTGCCGGTCGTGGTGGCAGTGAACAAAATCGATAAGCCGGAAGCCGATCCGGATCGCGTTAAAAACGAACTGTCCCAGTACGGTATTCTGCCGGAAGAGTGGGGTGGCGAAAGCCAGTTTGTCCACGTCTCGGCAAAAGCCGGAACCGGTATTGACGAACTGCTGGACGCTATCCTGCTGCAGGCCGAAGTTCTGGAACTGAAAGCCGTTCGTAAAGGTATGGCGAGCGGCGCGGTGATCGAATCCTTCCTGGATAAAGGTCGTGGTCCGGTTGCAACCGTTCTGGTTCGCGAAGGTACGCTGCATAAGGGCGATATCGTTCTGTGTGGCTTCGAATACGGTCGCGTGCGCGCGATGCGTAACGAACTGGGTCAGGAAGTGTTGGAAGCGGGTCCGTCTATTCCGGTGGAAATTCTGGGCCTGTCCGGTGTTCCGGCTGCGGGTGACGAAGTGACCGTGGTACGTGACGAGAAGAAAGCGCGTGAAGTTGCGTTGTACCGTCAGGGCAAATTCCGTGAAGTGAAACTGGCGCGTCAGCAGAAATCGAAACTTGAGAACATGTTCGCCAACATGACCGAAGGCGAAGTTCACGAAGTGAACATCGTGCTGAAGGCTGACGTTCAGGGCTCCGTAGAAGCCATCTCCGATTCCTTGCTGAAACTGTCTACCGACGAAGTCAAAGTGAAGATCATCGGTTCTGGCGTGGGAGGTATCACCGAAACCGACGCTACACTTGCTGCGGCGTCCAACGCGATTCTGGTTGGCTTTAACGTGCGTGCAGATGCTTCCGCACGTAAAGTGATCGAATCTGAAAGTCTGGATCTGCGTTATTACTCCGTCATCTATAACCTGATCGACGAAGTAAAAGCGGCGATGAGCGGTATGCTGTCTCCGGAACTGAAACAGCAGATCATCGGTCTGGCTGAAGTGCGCGATGTGTTCAAATCGCCGAAATTCGGCGCTATTGCGGGCTGTATGGTAACTGAAGGCGTGGTTAAACGTCACAACCCGATTCGTGTTCTGCGCGACAACGTGGTTATCTACGAAGGCGAGCTGGAATCCCTGCGCCGCTTCAAAGATGATGTTAACGAAGTCCGTAACGGCATGGAATGTGGTATTGGCGTGAAAAACTACAACGACGTCCGCGCTGGCGATATGATCGAGGTGTTCGAGATTATCGAGATCCAACGTACCATCGCATAA
- the truB gene encoding tRNA pseudouridine(55) synthase TruB has protein sequence MSRPRRRGRDIHGVLLLDKPQGMSSNDVLQKVKRIYNANRAGHTGALDPLATGMLPICLGEATKFSQYLLDSDKRYRVIARLGQRTDTSDADGQIVQERPVNFTPEQLAAALDTFRGDIEQVPSMYSALKYQGKKLYEYARQGIEVPREARPITVYELLFIRHEGDELELEVHCSKGTYIRTIIDDLGEKLGCGAHVIYLRRLSVSKYPVDRMVTLEQLRALVEQAEQQGIGAGELLDPLLMPMDSPASDYPIVNLPLTSSVYFKNGNPVRTAGAPLDGLVRVTEGEDGKFIGMGEIDDEGRVAPRRLVVEYPA, from the coding sequence ATGAGTCGTCCTCGTCGTCGTGGCCGCGACATTCACGGCGTTTTGTTACTGGATAAGCCACAGGGCATGTCCAGCAATGACGTGCTACAGAAGGTTAAGCGCATCTATAACGCCAACCGCGCCGGGCATACCGGCGCTCTGGACCCGCTGGCGACCGGCATGTTGCCGATTTGCCTCGGTGAAGCGACCAAGTTTTCGCAGTATCTGCTGGACTCAGACAAGCGTTATAGGGTGATTGCCCGTCTGGGACAGCGTACCGACACTTCTGATGCCGACGGGCAGATCGTACAGGAGCGCCCGGTGAACTTTACGCCCGAACAGCTTGCCGCTGCGCTTGATACCTTCCGTGGCGATATCGAACAGGTTCCGTCGATGTATTCCGCTCTGAAGTATCAGGGGAAAAAACTGTACGAATACGCTCGTCAGGGAATTGAAGTTCCTCGTGAGGCCAGGCCGATCACCGTCTATGAGTTGCTGTTCATTCGCCATGAAGGGGATGAACTGGAGCTGGAAGTGCACTGCTCGAAAGGTACCTACATCCGCACCATCATCGATGATTTGGGTGAGAAGCTGGGCTGCGGCGCCCATGTCATTTACCTGCGTCGCCTGAGCGTCAGTAAGTATCCGGTCGATCGTATGGTGACGCTGGAGCAACTGCGTGCGCTGGTTGAACAGGCGGAACAACAGGGGATTGGTGCCGGAGAACTGCTTGATCCGCTACTGATGCCGATGGATAGTCCGGCTTCGGACTACCCTATTGTCAATCTGCCGTTAACATCTTCTGTGTACTTCAAAAACGGTAATCCGGTTCGCACCGCTGGCGCGCCGCTGGATGGACTGGTCCGTGTGACGGAAGGCGAAGACGGGAAGTTTATTGGCATGGGCGAGATTGACGATGAAGGCCGCGTCGCGCCCCGCCGCCTGGTAGTAGAATACCCGGCGTAG
- the rbfA gene encoding 30S ribosome-binding factor RbfA — MAKEFGRPQRVAQEMQKEIAIILQREIKDPRLGMMTTVSGVEMSRDLAYAKVYVTFLNDKDEDAVKAGIKALQEASGFIRTLLGKAMRLRIVPELTFFYDNSLVEGMRMSNLVTNVVKHDEERRVNPDDSKED, encoded by the coding sequence ATGGCGAAAGAATTCGGTCGCCCACAGCGCGTGGCGCAGGAGATGCAAAAAGAGATTGCTATCATCCTGCAACGCGAAATTAAAGATCCGCGTCTCGGTATGATGACCACTGTATCCGGTGTCGAGATGTCTCGTGACTTGGCCTATGCCAAAGTCTACGTGACCTTCCTGAACGACAAAGATGAAGACGCGGTAAAAGCGGGCATCAAAGCGTTACAGGAAGCGTCCGGTTTTATCCGTACCTTGTTGGGTAAAGCGATGCGCCTGCGTATTGTGCCGGAACTGACCTTCTTCTACGACAACTCGCTGGTCGAAGGGATGCGTATGTCCAACCTGGTGACTAACGTGGTGAAACATGACGAAGAGCGTCGTGTGAACCCGGACGACAGCAAGGAGGACTAA